One segment of Mugil cephalus isolate CIBA_MC_2020 chromosome 14, CIBA_Mcephalus_1.1, whole genome shotgun sequence DNA contains the following:
- the gmnn gene encoding geminin: MSLSTKVKHSQQKSDENDLVSFFAPSQKTMGPSRQTLKVLQPSVVNRDLGRSAQAGKGIPKRKQWAAEQTRGPKRVKVEVKSTQTETAECLTDDASTEAYELMVKEMPPSTYWKEVAEERRKALYDVLQENEKLHKDIEARDEQITKLQSENDELQELAQHVQYMADMIERLTGKCPENLEALREIALDVEEDEDDDGEEAAQSEKEDSD; encoded by the exons ATGAGTCTCAGTACAAAGGTAAAACACAGCCAGCAGAAGTCCGATGAGAATGATTTAGTG AGTTTTTTTGCACCGTCTCAAAAAACAATGGGACCCTCGAGGCAAACCCTGAAGGTCCTCCAGCCCTCGGTCGTCAACAGAGACTTGGGGAGGTCGGCTCAG GCTGGTAAGGGCATTCCCAAGCGGAAACAATGGGCAGCTGAACAAACTAGAGGTCCAAAGAGGGTGAAGGTAGAGGTCAAATCGACACAGACGGAAACAGCTGAGTGTTTAACAGACGACGCGTCCACGGAAGCTTATGAACTTATGGTCAAAG AAATGCCACCTTCCACGTACTGGAAAGAGGTGGCTGAGGAGCGGCGGAAGGCCTTGTACGATGTTCTACAGGAGAATGAGAAG CTGCACAAAGACATCGAGGCCAGAGATGAACAGATAACAAAGCTTCAGAGTGAAAATGATGAGCTGCAGGAGCTGGCGCAACATGTGCAGTACATGGCTGACATGATCGAG AGGCTAACTGGAAAGTGTCCAGAAAACCTGGAGGCACTGAGAGAGATTGCTCTTGATGtggaagaggatgaagatgatgacgGTGAAGAGGCTGCTCAGAGTGAGAAAGAAGACTCCGATTAG